The following proteins are co-located in the Chaetodon trifascialis isolate fChaTrf1 chromosome 14, fChaTrf1.hap1, whole genome shotgun sequence genome:
- the heatr5a gene encoding HEAT repeat-containing protein 5A isoform X1, with the protein MERAHSLLLNEEVCSQLGEHQRAEFVFEWLTHLKKLLPAADRADIKQNQRHLIEQLSGVLIGSPGPPTRWLLAHCLALLFRLGDPVPSSLLVERCNDIIRSKDDSPSGLPTRLAAVACLGALFEQLGRMLVGSFKDTLTNLLKAMKSAESQGRYEIMLSLEKILRGLGVSAMPCHRDVYKAARTCLTDRSTAVRCAAAKCLLELQREAAFLWTSELENMATLCFRAFEGSDYNVRVSVAKLLGTLLAAAVEPRQPTAPRQGGRGRSSLEEVMDLLSMGFLRGGAGFLRASGDMLKGTSSVGKDVRIGVTQACVVFVSTLGSTWLEANFPAFLSLLMELASHGRATQTPGDAVVTRCCVSFILRTTLGSLLGEKAQTNAAKQLCLAVAAQRRAIEAALTDGNIETRVSSADVSASQHVLVCCLLELGALIQGLGSTAAPLLTDSSTALLDTVVSVLLHPIASAYLAAAWCLRCVAMAMPSQGSLLLDRCSERLVALKSSPEAVAGYGAAVAALVAAVQHCPLGIPHTKGMVVLGLAEDLLRSASQNSRISLQRTQAGWLLVSSLITLGPAVVEHHLSRLLLLWRCVFPASLREQEMELRRGDYFTWQVTLEGRAGALCAMKNLLLHCRELVTDDIINRLLTPLACAVALLTKLPALVRSYGASVRSRSLVYRLRVYELLALLPPHNYQESFGLVMNQLVTDLSAQDNLNHPCSELTLLPPLCHHDDLPLVGPSLQDTDHRYIEKQLHGSSVGGGSLDNDTFSLCEKSDEAPAPLPPAVALTATTVCLFGALFPHIISAQRVKILEQFVETVNQLKGQRQQTVQTHVCAALCSLLKLQGGVRGSLGPEEVRSPALSLLTGALESVSPLLRCLAAEGLSRLVQVVGDPGFTVSVSLLCFDRLKTARDAASRSGYALALGALHRYTGGISSPQHLSTCLGVLFTLSQDSTSPEVQTWSLHSLSLVVDLSGGLYRAHAEPSFTLVLRLLLSAPPTHPEVHQSLGRCLHALITCLGPDLQGDGAAVSALRSSCLVGCGVMQTSPDSLVQTRSISCLQQLHMFSPPHVNLASLVPALCEILLDYSMLAHLCSSYLCLRRAVVACLRQLVQREALEVSSHAVTLVKELPRRDNTQLDVTIKEVGLEGALFTLLDRESDPGLRRDIQETLVHMMASSATSGKLGHWLKLCKDVLSATTDCRAPVEASQEDEEADPARDDDSSAFRARSESGGPFTALRWATRRFAMECVCRIIAQCEMADPAHFDVALAQERRLHESTDFLVLHLGDLVRMAFMAATDHSDQLRLAGLQTLLVIIRRFSTIPEPEFPGHVILEQYQANVGAALRPAFSADAPPDVTAKACQVCSAWIASGVVSDLRDLRRVHQLLASSLAKVQAGRDPSSQLYNEATATMETLAVLKAWAEVYIVAVQSSGQKESHDRTADLSLSSLANDGSGPESGGAGLLKLVQLDLSTLSRLWLAALQDYALLTLPQEYASQLPATGGSFYTAETVKQARAHYSSSWAPILHATSLWLHSTGFVMSDDTPANLSRPATPTSMGHTSSVGGAKSPEDINADRLHLILGISVEFLCSPHSADQMENITSCLRALQALLDVSWPRAKIGNDQALSVELLSVLHRLMVTRESVSVQLAVLDLLQQIVTAAQEHVREKRHSAEVDDGAAEKETLPEFGEGRDTGGLIPGRSLVFGALELCLCVLVRKLPQLSPKLAGTSPTGPGGSVWSLTDSDCHLVSSALCVLSELPSVCSPEGSVSILPTVLYLLLGVLRELVHQPSTHTGSPVAAGSAGGAGLGSVVQAALQALKSIVTSPMSRQEKSRGAWNLLLRSAVNTLLGLWDAADSAVDQVSLLTALTVFLLSAGPDVCTVEPLHSLCLRRFTASMDAKDPLVVSRCHQLLTSVFQAPPAVAVPYIQALGPPLVRFLQKAERSRPQSPEELQGVLEAVRAMEALVQAADESQRPQLAAILLPLLISFLLDENALGSAPAASRSLHEAALKDLMRLGPQHSAVFRSLIASSPHLKSRLEAAVKGNQESLNAKASSANAASRSAAKSSPSITLKTNFL; encoded by the exons ATGGAGCGAGCTCACAGCCTCCTGCTGAACGAGGAGGTGTGCAGTCAGCTGGGTGAACATCAGAGGGCGGAGTTCGTCTTTGAGTGGCTGACCCACCTGAAGAagctccttcctgctgctgaccgG GCCGACATCAAACAGAACCAGCGGCATCTGATCGAGCAGCTGTCGGGCGTTTTGATTGGCTCCCCCGGCCCGCCGACCCGCTGGCTGTTGGCCCACTGCTTGGCCCTGCTCTTCCGCCTGGGAGACCCCGTTCCCTCCAGCCTGTTGGTGGAGAGGTGCAATGACATCATCCGCAGCAAAGACGACTCTCCGTCGGGTCTCCCGACACGGCT ggcGGCCGTCGCGTGTCTCGGCGCTCTGTTTGAGCAGCTCGGCCGGATGCTCGTCGGCTCCTTCAAAGACACGCTGACCAACCTGCTGAAGGCCATGAAAAGCGCAGAG tctcAGGGTCGCTATGAGATCATGCTGAGCTTGGAGAAGATCCTGCGAGGTTTGGGCGTCAGCGCCATGCCGTGTCACCGTGACGTCTACAAGGCGGCGAGGACGTGTCTGACGGACCGATCCACGGCGGTACGCTGCGCCGCTGCCAAG tgtctgctggagctgcagagggaggcgGCGTTCCTGTGGACCAGCGAGCTGGAGAACATGGCCACGCTGTGCTTCAGAGCCTTCGAAGGATCCGACTACAACGTCAGAGTGTCCGTCGCCAAGCTGCTGGGaactctgctggctgctgccgTAGAGCCTCGACAACCCACAG CCCCCAGGCAGGGTGGGCGGGGCCGCAGCTCcctggaggaggtgatggattTGTTGTCGATGGGGTTCCTGCGGGGCGGGGCGGGTTTCCTCCGAGCCAGCGGAGACATGCTGAAGGGGACGAGCTCCGTTGGCAAGGACGTCCGAATCGGAGTCACGCAG gcctGCGTGGTCTTCGTCTCCACCCTGGGCAGCACCTGGTTGGAGGCGAACTTCCCCGCCTTCCTGTCCCTGCTGATGGAGCTGGCGTCCCACGGTAGGGCTACGCAGACGCCAGGTGACGCCGTGGTGACCCGCTGCTGCGTGTCCTTCATCCTGAGGACCACCCTGGGGTCTCTGCTGGGAGAGAAGGCTCAGACCAACGCCGCCAAACAGCTGTGCCTCGCCGTGGCCGCGCAGAGACGAGCCATCG aagcgGCTCTGACTGATGGGAACATTGAGACCAGAGTTTCGTCTGCAGACGTCTCAGCCAGTCAGCACGTGCTggtctgctgcctgctggaacTGGGAGCTCTCATACAGGGACTGGGATCCACCGCTGCCCCCcttctgactgacagcagcacag CCCTCTTGGACACAGtggtctctgtcctcctccaccccatCGCCTCGGCCTATCTGGCCGCCGCCTGGTGCCTGCGCTGCGTTGCCATGGCAATGCCATCCCAGGGCTCCTTGCTGCTGGATCGCTGTTCTGAGCGCCTCGTAGCGCTGAAGTCTTCCCCTGAAGCTGTGGCCGGGTACGGAGCCGCCGTCGCCGCCCTGGTGGCTGCAGTGCAGCACTGCCCTCTGGGAATACCGcacaccaaaggcatg gtgGTGCTGGGTCTGGCTGAGGACCTGCTGCGTTCGGCCTCTCAGAACAGTCGTATCTCTCTGCAGAGGACTcaggctggctggctgctcGTCTCGTCTCTCATCACGTTGG GCCCAGCGGTCGTGGAGCACCACCTgtcccgtctcctcctcctgtggcggtgtgtgtttcctgcttcaCTCAGGGAGCAGGAGATGGAGCTGCGACGAGGGGACTACTTTACGTGGCAGGTTACACTGGAAGGACGTGCCGGGGCGCTCTGCG CGATGAagaacctgctgctgcactgcagggAGCTCgtcactgatgacatcatcaaccGTCTGCTCACGCCATTGGCCTGCGCCGTGGCCCTGCTCACCAA GTTGCCGGCCCTCGTCAGGTCTTACGGCGCTTCAGTCCGCAGCCGGTCGCTCGTCTACAGGCTGAGAGTCTACGAGCTGCTcgctctgcttcctcctcataACTACCAAG AGAGCTTTGGTTTGGTGATGAACCAGCTGGTGACTGACCTGTCCGCTCAGGACAACCTGAACCACCCGTGCTCGGAGCTCACCCTGCTGCCCCCCCTCTGTCACCATGACGACCTGCCTCTGGTTGGCCCCTCCCTCCAGGACACCGACCACAGATACATTGAGAAACAG CTCCACGGCAGCAGTGTGGGAGGGGGCTCTCTGGACAACGACACCTTCAGTCTGTGTGAGAAGAGCGATGAAGCccccgctcctcttcctcctgccgTCGCTCTGACTGCCACCACCGTCTGTCTCTTCGGAGCGCTCTTCCCTCACATCATCTCCGCTCAGAG GGTGAAGATCCTGGAGCAGTTTGTAGAGACCGTGAACCAGCTGAAGGGTCAACGGCAGCAGACCGTCCAGACACACGTCTGCGCTgccctctgcagtctgctcaAG CTCCAGGGTGGTGTTCGGGGGTCTCTGGGCCCGGAGGAGGTGCGTTCCCCTGCGTTGTCCCTCCTGACAGGGGCGCTGGAGAGTGTCAGTCCTCTGCTGCGCTGCCTGGCTGCTGAAGGTCTGTCCCGGCTGGTTCAGGTGGTCGGAGACCCCGGGTTCACGGTGTCCGTCTCCCTGCTGTGCTTCGACAG GCTGAAGACGGCTCGAGACGCGGCGTCTCGCAGTGGCTACGCTCTGGCTCTGGGGGCGCTGCACCGCTACACGGGAGGAATCAGCTCACCTCAACACCTGTCCACCTGCCTGGGAGTCCTGTTCACCCTGAGCCAGGACAGCACCTCACCTGAGGTCCAG ACCTGGTCTCTCCACAGTCTGTCTCTGGTGGTCGACCTGTCCGGCGGTTTGTACCGCGCCCACGCCGAGCCGTCCTTCACGCTGGTGCTCCGGCTGCTGCTGTCGGCGCCGCCCACCCACCCTGAGGTGCACCAGAGCCTGGGACGCTGCCTGCACGCCCTCATCACCTGCCTGGGCCCCGACCTGCAAG GTGACGGTGCAGCAGTGTCCGCTCTGCGCTCCAGCTGTCTGGTGGGCTGTGGCGTGATGCAGACCAGTCCGGACTCTCTGGTCCAGACCAGAtccatttcctgtctgcagcagctgcacatgTTCTCACCGCCACACGTCAACCTGGCGAGCCTCGtacctgctctctgt GAGATCTTGTTGGACTATTCCATGTTG GCCCACCTGTGCAGCTCCTACCTGTGTCTGCGGCGGGCCGTGGTGGCGTGTCTGCGGCAGCTGGTCCAGCGGGAGGCGCTGGAGGTGTCCTCGCACGCCGTGACGCTGGTCAAAGAGCTGCCGAGACGAGACAACACACAGCTGG ACGTCACCATAAAGGAGGTCGGTCTGGAAGGAGCCCTGTTCACTCTGTTGGACCGGGAGTCGGATCCGGGTCTGAGGAGGGACATCCAGGAGACTCTGGTCCACATGATGGCGTCCAGCGCGACCAGCGGTAAACTGGGACACTGGCTCAAACTCTGCAAGGACGTCCTGTCCGCAACCACCG ACTGTCGCGCGCCGGTCGAGGCGAGTCAGGAGGACGAAGAGGCGGACCCCGCCAGAGACGACGACTCCTCTGCTTTCAGAGCTCGGTCGGAGTCCGGCGGCCCGTTCACGGCGCTGCGCTGGGCCACGCGCCGCTTCGCCATGGAGTGCGTGTGTCGCATCATCGCCCAGTGCGAGATGGCAGACCCGGCGCACTTCGACGTGGCTCTGGCTCAGGAGCGCCGCCTGCACGAGTCCACCG ACTTCCTGGTCCTCCATCTCGGCGACCTGGTCCGCATGGCGTTCATGGCGGCGACAGACCACAGTGACCAGCTGCGGCTGGCGGGTCTCCAGACCCTGCTGGTGATCATCAGACGCTTCTCGACCATCCCCGAGCCGGAGTTCCCCGGTCATGTGATCCTGGAGCAGTACCAGGCCAAC GTCGGAGCTGCTCTCAGACCAGCCTTCAGTGCTGATGCTCCTCCTGATGTCACAGCCAAGGCCTGCCAG GTGTGCAGTGCCTGGATAGCGAGCGGCGTGGTCAGCGACCTCCGTGACCTGCGGCGCGTCCATCAGCTCCTGGCCTCCTCATTGGCTAAAGTCCAGGCTGGGAGGGACCCGTCCAGCCAGCTGTACAACGAGGCCACTGCTACCATGGAGACGCTGGCCGTCCTTAAGGCCTGGGCTGAG GTTTACATCGTGGCCGTTCAGAGCAGTGGACAAAAGGAGAGCCACGATAGGACGGCTGACCTGTCGCTTTCCTCGCTGGCCAATGACGGCTCGGGCCCCGAGTCAGGAGGGGCGGGTCTTCTGAAGTTGGTCCAGTTGGATCTGTCGACGCTGAGCCGCCTGTGGCTGGCGGCGCTGCAGGACTACGCCCTGCTGACCCTCCCACAGGAGTACGCATCACAGTTACCTGCAACAG gaggtTCTTTCTacacagcagagacagtgaAACAGGCCAGAGCTCATTACTCCTCCTCCTGGGCTCCCATCCTCCACGCCACCTCCCTGTGGCTCCACAGCACCG GTTTTGTGATGTCAGACGACACGCCCGCCAACCTGTCCAGACCGGCCACGCCCACCTCCATGGGACACACCAGCTCTGTGGGCGGAGCCAAGAGTCCAGAGGACATCAACGCCGACAGGCTGCACCTCATACTGG GGATCAGCGTGGAGTTCCTGTGTTCTCCACACTCGGCGGACCAGATGGAgaacatcacttcctgtctgcgaGCTCTGCAGGCGCTGCTGGATGTCTCCTGGCCCCGAGCCAAGATCGGAAATGACCAG GCTCTGAGCGTGGAGCTGCTCAGCGTCCTCCACCGGCTGATGGTGACCAGAGAGTCGGTGTCGGTTCAGCTCGCCGTGTTGGATTTACTGCAGCAGATCGTGACGGCGGCTCAGGAGCACGTCAGGGAGAAACGCCACAGCGCTGAGG TGGACGACGGTGCGGCGGAGAAGGAGACGCTGCCAGAGTTCGGCGAGGGACGGGACACCGGCGGTTTGATTCCTGGACGCTCGCTGGTGTTCGGAGCGCTGGAGCTCTGCCTCTGCGTACTGGTCCGGAAACTTCCACAGCTCAGCCCCAAACTGGCCGGAACCAGCCCAACTg gtCCTGGAGGTTCGGTCTGGAGTCTGACTGACAGCGACTGTCACCTGGTgtcttctgctctgtgtgtcctctctgaGCTGCCATCTGTTTGCTCCCCAGAAG GCAGCGTGTCCATCCTCCCCACTGTCCTCTACCTGCTGCTGGGAGTCCTCCGAGAGCTGGTCCACCAGCCCAGTACACACactg GTTCCCCGGTGGCAGCGGGCTCGGCGGGCGGTGCCGGTCTCGGTTCGGTGGTCCAGGCGGCGCTTCAGGCTCTGAAGTCTATCGTGACGTCTCCAATGAGCCGACAGGAGAAGAGCCGAGGAGCCTGGAACCTCCTGCTGAGATCAGCTGTGAACACCCTGCTGGGACTCTGGGACGCTg cagactCTGCTGTGGACCAGGTCAGCCTGCTCACCGCTCTGACCgtcttcctgctgtctgctggtccGGACGTCTGCACCGTCGAGCCACTTCACTCGCTCTGTCTGCGGCGCTTCACCGCCAGCATGGACGCCAAAGACCCGCTG GTTGTGAGTCGCTGTCATCAGCTGTTGACGTCGGTGTTCCAGGCTCCACCCGCTGTGGCCGTCCCGTACATCCAGGCGCTCGGACCGCCGCTGGTCCGCTTCCTCCAG AAGGCGGAGAGGAGTCGTCCTCAGAgtccagaggagctgcagggagTCCTGGAGGCGGTGCGAGCCATGGAGGCGCTGGTCCAGGCCGCAGACGAGTCCCAGC GTCCTCAGCTGGCGGCCATCTTGCTgcccctcctcatctccttcctcctggATGAAAACGCTCTGGGCTCGGCCCCTGCGGCGTCCCGGTCCCTCCACGAGGCGGCGCTCAAGGACCTGATGCGCCTCGGCCCCCAGCACTCTGCCGTCTTCAG GTCTCTCATCGCGTCGTCTCCTCACCTGAAGTCTCGTCTGGAAGCCGCCGTCAAAGGGAACCAGGAGAGTCTGAACGCTAAAGCTAGCAGCGCTAACGCCGCCTCCCGCAGCGCCGCCAAGTCCTCCCCCAGCATCACCCTGAAAACCAACTTCCTGTGA